The Gemmatimonas aurantiaca genomic sequence ACATAGCCGTCGGCGGTGCCGAAGTCGGTGAGCAGGGTGATGGCGGGCGCCGGCATGAAGTTATTTCCGCCACGAGCCCGCGGATGTCAATTGCCCGGCGCGCATTGTGCGGTGTCGCTGCGGGGAGCCGGGTTGGAACATCGGACGCTGGAGGTCTGGCCGCAGGCTCAGATCTTCAGACGGGGTCAGAGGTCAGAGATCAGCGGGTCAGAACTGAGACGGCGATCGAATGATGAGAAATCAGACAACCACGAAATCAGAGATCTGAGCACTGGCGGTCGAGAGGATCGTGCGCGTCACGCGTTGCTGGCTGGGCGCCCGCAGGGTCCTTCGGGGCGCTAAGCGCCCCGCAAAACGCAGAACTTTCGCGTCAGAACTCAACCCGCGGACGAAGTGCTCGGACCTCTGATTTCGTAGTTGTCTGATCTCTCATCATTCGATCGCCGTCTCAGTTCTGACCCGCTGATCTCTGACCTCTGACCCCGTCTGAAACTCTGACCCGGATCGCGCTCACACCCGCACGCGCCGCCACCGCCCCCAGCCCCAGAGCAGGGCCATCACCGCGCCGCGCGCCGCCGCGGTCAGTGCGAGCGTCCACCAGAGGCCGGTCGTGCCCCACTGCGCCGCGGCCCATGCGCCCAGTGGCAGGCGTGATGCCGTGATGAACGTGCTGAGCAGCATGGGCATCAGCGTCCAGCCCGCGCCGCCCATGGCGCTCTCCAGCACCACCTCCGCCCCCAGAAAGAGCTGACTGAATGCCGCGATGCGCAGATAATGCGACGCCTCGGCCACCACGGCGGGATCGGTGGAAAAGATGGACACGAACTCGGTGGCGAAGACAAAGCTCACGATGGCCATGATGAGCCCGATGACGCTGACGATGCCCGTGGCATACCATCCCGCGCGCGCCGCGCGACGCACATCACCCGCGCCAAGACTCTGACCCACGATGGCCGCCACCGCGGCGCCCATCCCCACACTCACCACATACACCACACTCTCGAGACGGAAGCCCAGTCCCAGTGCCGCGAGCGCGGGCGTCCCGAACTGTGTGGTGATGCGCGTGAGTGCCACATAGATCGCGCTGAACGCCACGCCCGTTGCCGCGGCGGGCGCCCCCACGCGCACGATGGCGGTGATCACGTTCCATCGTGGCCGCGCCCAGTGCAGCATCGCGCGCCGACGCAGCAGCACCACGCCGATCACACAGCCCAGTCCACGGGGCACGAGCGTGGCCAGCGCGGCTCCGCGCACACCCAGTGCCGGCACCGGGCCCAGTCCACGGATGAGAATGGGATCGAGCACCAGTCCGAGGACTGTGGTGACGGCAAGAATGACGAGCGGTGTTCTGGTGTCGCCTTTGGCGCGGAACGCCGCGTCCACGGCAAAGAACCCGAACAGCAACGGCATGCCCAGCAGATACGTGCCGAGGTAGTGCCGGCCGATATCGCTCACGGCCTCGCCGGTGTGCAGCACCGCGAAGAGCCATCCGAGTACGAACGGCGTGGCCAGTGCGATGGCGCCACCCAGCAGCATGGCGAGCACCAGCCCTTCACTCACCGTACGGGCGGCATCGGCGGGCCGGCGTTCACCATGACGACGCGCGGCGATGGCATCGAGTCCGATGCTCACCATCTCGCCGAGCGAGATGACCAGCCAGATCCAGAAAATCGATCCGGTGACGGCGGCCAATGCCTCGGCCCCCAGTGAACGACCGATCCAGAACGTGTCGACGTTGTGAAAGGCCGTCATCAGCAGATTGGCGATGACGGCCGGAAGCGCCACGCGGCGAATGGTCAGTGCAAGAGGTTCACCAACCAGTTCGCCGCGTGGGGCATCGTGTTCGATCGGATCTTCGACGCGATCAGCGATAGCGTTCGTCAAGCCGTTCCATCACCCGTTGTGCGACCTGCTGGATCATCTTCGCGGCCTTGCTCTCGGGTTCGGCGTCGACGATGGGACGTCCGGTGTCACCGCCTTCCTGAATGCGCGGATCGAGCGGAATCTGCCCGATGAGCGGCAGATCGCATTCCTTCGCGAGTCGTTCACCGCCGCCGCTGCCGAATACGGCGATGGGCTTCCCCGTCTCCGGATTCTCGAAGTACGACATGTTCTCGACGATGCCCAGCACCGGCACCGCGGTGCGTTCGAACATCTTCACGCCACGCAGCGCGTCGCCCACCGCCACCTGCTGCGGCGTGGTGACCACCACCGCGCCATGCACCTGCGTGGCCTGCACGAGCGACAACTGCGCGTCGCCGGTGCCCGGTGGCATGTCCACCAGGAAGTAGTCGAGCTGACCCCAGTTCACGTCACGCAGGAACTGCGTGATGATCTTCATGACGATGGGGCCGCGCCAGATCGCCGGCTGCTCCTTCTCGATGAGGAAACCGAGCGAGATGACCTTGATGCCGTAGGCTTCGAGCGGAATGATCTTCTCGTCGCGCACGGCGGGTGCCGCATCCACGCCGAGCATGAGGGGCAGATTGGGACCGTAGATGTCGGCATCCATGATGCCCACCCGTTTGCCGGCCTTCGCGAGCGCGATGGCGAGATTGACGGCCACGGTGCTCTTGCCCACGCCGCCCTTGCCCGACGACACGGCGATGATGCGACCCAGGTTGGGGTACTGCACGGGATCGGGAACGCGCGGCGGCGGCTTGGGGGCCGGCGCGGCGTCCATGACGGGCAGCGCACGGCTCTTGCCCGGTTGCGCGGTGGACTGGGACATGGGAGGAGATGGCGCGCGACGCGCCGGTGTGGGTTCACTCTGGGCGGGATCACGCACGTCGACACGCACGTCGATCACACCATCCAGTCGTTCGACGGCCTGACGCACGTCACGCACCAGCGTGGCATCGTCGTCCGGCGCCAACAGCAGGGTCAGACGGACTTTCCCGTCGACGGTGGTGGCGATATCGCGCACCTGTTCGGCAGCCATGACGTCGGCGCCGGTACGCGGGTTACGGACCGCCGACAGCGCGTCGGTGATCCGCTCCATGAGTGGCGGCATTGAGAGAGGTGACAGGGTACCCGGAGAAAGCTAGGGACCGGGTCGGGGTGTTGGAATGCCCTCTCAGCCTGTCTCTGCGCGTCTCTGCCTCTCTATCGTGCGCGGCGCCATGCCGCGCGACGTCATTCCCCGAGCAGATACGCGCGGGCGTCGGCGACGACGCGGTCGCGCACGGCGTCGAGCGACCCGGTCAGCATGGCGCCCGAGGCCTTGGCGTGACCGCCACCGCCATATCGACGCGCGAACTGCTGCACGTCCACATCGCCAGTGCTCCGGAAACTCACTTTCACACGGTCGTGTCCGAGATCGCGGAAGAAGAGCGCCATCCGCGTGCCGCTGATGCTGCGCGGATGCTCGACGATGCCGTCGAGTTCCTCGCTGGTCACCTGGAACCGCTCCATCGCATCGGCCGCCACCGAGATGTACGCCAATCCCAGTTCGGGCTCGGCGTGCAGGCTGCCCAGCGCCTCCCGCAACAATTGCAGACGCCCCACGCTCACCTGGGCATAGATGCGCCGGTACATCTCTTCGGGGTTCACACCGGCGGCGAGCAACCGGGCCGCGATGGCGTGCGCCCGCGGTGACGTGTTGCTGAACCGGAAGCTGCCCGTATCGGTGAGGATGGCGGCATAGAGGCTCTGCGCGATCGCGGGCGTGATCTCCAGCCCCAGCGTCACCGCGATGTCGTACACCAGCTCGCCGGTGGCGCAGGCACGCGTGTCGGCCACCGCGGTGGTCCCCACCGGTTCGTCACCCGCGATGTGGTGGTCGACCACCAGCACCGGCACGGTGAGCGAACGCACGGTGTCGGCCAGCTGCCCCAGGCGCCGGACATCGTTGATATCGAGCACCACGAGGGCGTCGATATCCCGCAGTCCCGCCGCGCCCAGGGCGCTCATTTCCTGCACATCGGCACCGAGCAGGAAATCGAACATCGACGGCCAGGGCGTGGGATTGACGATCCG encodes the following:
- a CDS encoding MATE family efflux transporter; the encoded protein is MTNAIADRVEDPIEHDAPRGELVGEPLALTIRRVALPAVIANLLMTAFHNVDTFWIGRSLGAEALAAVTGSIFWIWLVISLGEMVSIGLDAIAARRHGERRPADAARTVSEGLVLAMLLGGAIALATPFVLGWLFAVLHTGEAVSDIGRHYLGTYLLGMPLLFGFFAVDAAFRAKGDTRTPLVILAVTTVLGLVLDPILIRGLGPVPALGVRGAALATLVPRGLGCVIGVVLLRRRAMLHWARPRWNVITAIVRVGAPAAATGVAFSAIYVALTRITTQFGTPALAALGLGFRLESVVYVVSVGMGAAVAAIVGQSLGAGDVRRAARAGWYATGIVSVIGLIMAIVSFVFATEFVSIFSTDPAVVAEASHYLRIAAFSQLFLGAEVVLESAMGGAGWTLMPMLLSTFITASRLPLGAWAAAQWGTTGLWWTLALTAAARGAVMALLWGWGRWRRVRV
- a CDS encoding Mrp/NBP35 family ATP-binding protein, whose protein sequence is MPPLMERITDALSAVRNPRTGADVMAAEQVRDIATTVDGKVRLTLLLAPDDDATLVRDVRQAVERLDGVIDVRVDVRDPAQSEPTPARRAPSPPMSQSTAQPGKSRALPVMDAAPAPKPPPRVPDPVQYPNLGRIIAVSSGKGGVGKSTVAVNLAIALAKAGKRVGIMDADIYGPNLPLMLGVDAAPAVRDEKIIPLEAYGIKVISLGFLIEKEQPAIWRGPIVMKIITQFLRDVNWGQLDYFLVDMPPGTGDAQLSLVQATQVHGAVVVTTPQQVAVGDALRGVKMFERTAVPVLGIVENMSYFENPETGKPIAVFGSGGGERLAKECDLPLIGQIPLDPRIQEGGDTGRPIVDAEPESKAAKMIQQVAQRVMERLDERYR
- a CDS encoding bifunctional oligoribonuclease/PAP phosphatase NrnA, with the translated sequence MTESVSDGLLSASEARQAAIHTWFAAFRPGMTVALSTHINADGDGCGSETALARLLAQRGIDCRIVNPTPWPSMFDFLLGADVQEMSALGAAGLRDIDALVVLDINDVRRLGQLADTVRSLTVPVLVVDHHIAGDEPVGTTAVADTRACATGELVYDIAVTLGLEITPAIAQSLYAAILTDTGSFRFSNTSPRAHAIAARLLAAGVNPEEMYRRIYAQVSVGRLQLLREALGSLHAEPELGLAYISVAADAMERFQVTSEELDGIVEHPRSISGTRMALFFRDLGHDRVKVSFRSTGDVDVQQFARRYGGGGHAKASGAMLTGSLDAVRDRVVADARAYLLGE